In Cydia pomonella isolate Wapato2018A chromosome 1, ilCydPomo1, whole genome shotgun sequence, one genomic interval encodes:
- the LOC133529486 gene encoding uncharacterized protein LOC133529486 yields the protein MVLLSASACGLAKLISICERYAASHGLVYNVSKSECVIFKVKGKCPPVFPPVRLNGQPLNIVDQFKYLGHVVSADLKDDADIERERRALFVRANMIARRFVHCSKEVKVSLFRAYCTSFYTSSLWADYTYKRYNALRVQYNNAYRVLMGLSRFCSASGMFAEARVDCFYTTMRKRATSLVHRVRASSNSILTMLADRVDGLYLNNCCMTHVRRNK from the coding sequence ATGGTACTGCTCAGCGCCTCGGCGTGTGGGCTCGCCAAACTTATCTCTATTTGTGAACGATACGCAGCGAGCCATGGGTTGGTCTACAACGTCAGCAAGAGCGAATGCGTTATTTTTAAGGTCAAGGGTAAATGCCCGCCAGTGTTCCCACCTGTTAGATTAAATGGCCAACCGCTAAATATCGTtgatcaatttaaatatttaggacaTGTGGTGAGCGCTGACCTTAAAGACGATGCGGATATTGAGCGCGAGCGCAGAGCGTTGTTCGTCAGAGCGAATATGATAGCCCGCAGGTTTGTTCATTGCTCAAAAGAAGTTAAAGTCAGTTTATTCAGAGCCTACTgtactagtttttacacaaGCAGCCTGTGGGCAGACTACACGTATAAACGGTACAATGCTCTgcgcgttcaatataataacgcgtACAGGGTGCTGATGGGGTTGTCTAGATTCTGTAGCGCGTCAGGGATGTTCGCGGAAGCGCGGGTAGACTGCTTTTACACCACGATGCGCAAGCGAGCCACATCCCTGGTGCACAGAGTAcgggccagctccaacagcaTCCTGACCATGCTTGCGGACAGGGTTGAtggcctatatttaaataactgcTGCATGACTCATGTGCGCAGGAATAAGTGA
- the LOC133534541 gene encoding uncharacterized protein LOC133534541: protein MLDKTTRILIPIILLPLLITSYAMKCDDILELPVDKKLSLQELQMIPPKDMIQCMAQLGREQMKNEEATYIWTSIINYFGGVADVPDNILMLLHWVTPGIPPEHFSNMTLSSIDVIENFGLNYNLNEAQIAALADRVREDFAGKEPEDYTYYDLTALRQILCGFNRSEIERIHPAAYREAALIISKLERCDPAVLGGFATLAVQEDAFGPPASWSESTWEVVGSVGEYVGAKGPQRSTVVTAAPSGNNTT, encoded by the coding sequence ATGCTGGACAAGACAACAAGAATTTTAATCCCTATAATTTTGCTCCCTCTTTTAATCACTTCTTATGCCATGAAATGCGATGACATATTGGAGTTGCCCGTCGACAAGAAATTGTCGCTGCAGGAGCTACAGATGATTCCGCCAAAAGATATGATACAATGTATGGCCCAACTGGGCCGAGAGCAGATGAAGAATGAGGAAGCGACATATATTTGGACGTCAATCATTAATTACTTCGGAGGCGTAGCTGACGTGCCCGACAATATTCTTATGCTGCTCCACTGGGTCACTCCTGGCATCCCCCCGGAACATTTCTCTAACATGACTTTAAGTAGCATCGACGTGATAGAAAACTTTGGTCTGAATTACAACTTAAATGAAGCTCAAATTGCTGCTCTTGCCGACCGGGTGCGTGAAGATTTTGCCGGAAAGGAGCCAGAAGATTACACATACTATGATTTGACAGCTTTGCGTCAAATATTGTGCGGTTTTAACAGAAGTGAAATCGAGAGGATCCACCCGGCGGCGTACAGAGAAGCCGCTCTGATAATAAGTAAGCTGGAGCGCTGTGATCCGGCCGTGTTGGGAGGGTTTGCGACACTTGCGGTCCAGGAGGACGCGTTTGGGCCACCTGCTTCATGGTCAGAGTCCACGTGGGAAGTCGTGGGCAGTGTCGGAGAGTACGTCGGTGCAAAAGGACCTCAGCGATCCACCGTCGTCACCGCTGCTCCGTCTGGCAACAACACTACATAA
- the LOC133534532 gene encoding retinaldehyde-binding protein 1, which produces MTTASVLLTVSTWSCSGDKCEREVVGRAARSVAAVAARELRETAATREQALRLMREWLRQNKDVANVRQDESFLLRFLRQKKYSIPMAQQTLLKYLNLRKLYPEGFSQLDCEDANIKDIINNGYIMVSPVRDSMGRRVIVYSINKFNANKFTCWDMCRAHALVYETCMEEPADQVCGFTHVGDVAGASAAHVTAWNPTDFARLIKWGEQSLPMRHKECHLINLPATVRYVIDFAVSRVPPKMAERLKIHHNLKSLHKQIDMACLPTSFGGAIQTQDMIEYTKILLSEQRKKLLSLDNMEILSSRGIITSRSKTTPNADAVEGSFRKLEID; this is translated from the exons ATGACGACAGCAAGCGTGTTGCTGACAGTGAGCACCTGGAGCTGCAGCGGCGATAAATGTGAGCGCGAGGTGGTGGGGCGCGCGGCAAGGTCCGTGGCGGCCGTGGCGGCGCGCGAGCTACGCGAGACGGCCGCCACCAGGGAGCAGGCGCTGCGGCTCATGAGGGAGTGGCTACGGCAGAACAAGGACGTCGCCAACGTACGACAAG ATGAATCTTTCTTACTGCGATTCCTGAGACAGAAAAAATACAGCATACCCATGGCACAACAGACACTTTTAAAATACCTGAACTTGCGCAAGTTATACCCGGAAGGCTTCTCGCAATTAGACTGTGAAGACGCAAACATAAAAGACATAATAAACAATGG gtacataatggTGTCTCCGGTACGCGACAGCATGGGTCGTCGGGTCATAGTCTACAGCATAA ataAGTTCAACGCGAACAAGTTCACGTGTTGGGACATGTGCCGAGCGCACGCGCTGGTGTACGAGACGTGCATGGAGGAGCCGGCCGACCAGGTCTGCGGGTTCACACACGTCGGAGACGTCGCCGGTGCCAGCGCCGCGCACGTCACCGCCTGGAATCCGACGGACTTCGCACGCCTCATCAAGTGGGGAGAG CAATCTTTACCGATGCGACATAAAGAATGCCATTTGATAAACCTCCCGGCAACCGTGCGCTACGTCATCGACTTTGCGGTCAGCAGGGTACCTCCCAAAATGGCGGAAAGACTGAAA aTCCATCATAATCTGAAATCCTTGCACAAACAAATCGATATGGCGTGCCTGCCTACAAGTTTTGGGGGCGCCATACAGACGCAGGATATGATCGAGTACACCAAAATACTGCTGAGCGAGCAAAGGAAGAAGTTGCTCTCTCTGGACAACATGGAGATACTCAGCTCGCGGGGCATCATCACCTCTCGGAGTAAGACCACGCCTAACGCTGACGCCGTCGAAGGCAGCTTTCGAAAATTAGAAATTGATTAA